From a single Paenibacillus sp. FSL R5-0345 genomic region:
- a CDS encoding 3'-5' exonuclease, translating into MDFIAIDFETANSSRSSACALGLVEVKDGKITTEHSWLIDPKQRFDGMNISIHGITPSMVIGQPTFDELWPTVEPLLHGQIVVAHNAAFDMSVLRYCLDGMSLSYPSFQYLCTYLLGKKMLPELPSHKLNVVSEHFGIQLKHHDALDDARAAASVLLRLMEQESHRDPLSLSSSQGYNSGTMFAGGYTPFSARKSKPAKRPVNKQRTNNFYL; encoded by the coding sequence ATGGACTTTATAGCAATTGACTTTGAAACGGCGAATTCCAGTCGATCCAGCGCCTGTGCTTTAGGACTCGTGGAAGTAAAAGATGGAAAGATAACAACAGAACATTCTTGGCTGATCGATCCCAAGCAGCGGTTTGACGGCATGAACATTTCAATACATGGCATCACCCCCTCCATGGTAATCGGTCAACCCACCTTCGATGAACTGTGGCCTACCGTTGAACCTTTGTTGCACGGGCAAATCGTCGTGGCACATAATGCCGCTTTTGATATGAGTGTACTGCGATATTGCCTCGATGGAATGTCCTTAAGCTATCCTAGCTTTCAATACTTATGTACATATTTATTAGGCAAAAAAATGCTGCCCGAGCTCCCCTCTCATAAGCTTAATGTAGTCTCCGAGCATTTCGGCATTCAGCTGAAGCACCATGACGCTCTCGATGACGCGCGCGCTGCAGCCTCGGTACTGTTAAGACTTATGGAGCAAGAATCACACCGTGATCCGCTTTCGCTCTCCAGCAGCCAAGGATATAATAGCGGAACTATGTTTGCTGGTGGGTACACTCCTTTTTCTGCTCGAAAGAGTAAACCGGCTAAGAGACCTGTGAACAAACAAAGAACGAACAACTTCTATTTGTAA
- a CDS encoding DNA-3-methyladenine glycosylase family protein: MSAVTTKFFEYGQVEMDYLRSVDPVLGAAIARMGKVERVIIPDLFTALIYAIVGQLISVKAVRTIWTRMQSQFGEITPQQLSIHTADEIQGCGMTMKKALCIHDISNLVAQGDFKLEELYGFSDQEVIQKLMKLKGIGKWTAEMMLINCMERPDVVSWGDIAIRRGMMKLYGLDTLTKEQFEQYRLRYSPLGSVASIYLWEISFQ, translated from the coding sequence TTGAGCGCTGTAACTACTAAATTTTTTGAATATGGGCAAGTTGAAATGGATTACCTAAGAAGTGTCGACCCAGTGCTAGGTGCGGCGATAGCGCGGATGGGGAAAGTGGAGCGTGTGATTATTCCGGATCTTTTCACTGCGCTTATTTATGCCATAGTGGGTCAGCTAATATCAGTCAAAGCCGTTCGGACCATCTGGACAAGAATGCAGTCTCAATTCGGAGAAATAACTCCGCAGCAGCTATCTATACACACAGCGGATGAGATACAGGGTTGCGGCATGACGATGAAAAAGGCATTATGCATTCATGATATTTCTAATCTGGTCGCGCAGGGTGATTTTAAGCTGGAGGAGTTATATGGATTTTCCGATCAAGAGGTTATTCAAAAACTCATGAAGCTAAAAGGCATTGGCAAGTGGACAGCAGAGATGATGTTAATTAATTGTATGGAGCGTCCAGATGTAGTTAGTTGGGGAGATATCGCTATCCGTCGTGGCATGATGAAGCTGTATGGGCTTGATACGCTTACCAAAGAGCAATTTGAACAATACCGTCTTCGGTACTCACCACTCGGTTCAGTAGCCTCCATATATTTGTGGGAGATTTCATTTCAATAA
- a CDS encoding DNA alkylation repair protein: protein MDKTIKEQLVELADADYQKFSAALLPTIDNVIGVRLPELRKLAKTIAKGDWRAYLEQAESDYFEEIMLQGMVLGYVKTDLEEILHYMADFIPKIDNWSVCDSFCTGLKFTRKNKEQMWDFIVPYLSSEKEYEIRFAVVMMLNFFIEEAYIRRILQLLDKVRHEGYYVKMAVSWALSMCYVKLPAATIDYLRTNNLDDFTYNKALQKITESYRVDPETKKMIRGMKRNRKNKPLM, encoded by the coding sequence ATGGACAAAACAATAAAGGAACAGCTCGTGGAGTTAGCTGACGCGGACTACCAGAAGTTTTCTGCGGCTTTACTTCCCACAATCGATAATGTGATAGGGGTCAGGCTACCGGAGCTGCGTAAGCTCGCCAAAACCATTGCAAAGGGAGACTGGAGAGCTTATTTGGAGCAAGCCGAGTCTGATTATTTTGAAGAAATAATGCTGCAAGGGATGGTGCTTGGTTATGTGAAGACAGATCTTGAAGAGATTCTGCATTATATGGCGGACTTTATTCCTAAAATCGATAACTGGTCGGTATGCGATAGCTTTTGCACTGGCCTGAAGTTTACGAGAAAGAATAAAGAGCAGATGTGGGACTTTATAGTGCCTTATCTTTCATCTGAAAAAGAATATGAGATTCGATTTGCAGTAGTAATGATGTTAAATTTTTTTATCGAAGAGGCATACATCCGACGGATTCTACAACTTCTCGATAAGGTCAGACATGAAGGATATTATGTAAAAATGGCGGTTTCTTGGGCGCTTTCAATGTGTTATGTAAAGTTGCCTGCGGCTACGATAGATTATTTGAGAACCAACAACTTAGATGATTTCACCTATAACAAGGCTTTGCAGAAAATCACAGAGTCTTATCGTGTAGATCCGGAAACGAAAAAAATGATACGAGGGATGAAGAGGAATAGAAAAAACAAGCCCCTTATGTAG
- a CDS encoding PspA/IM30 family protein produces MSLFKRISTLTKAALHEGLNKLENPVLLTGQYLRDLENEIATAERNERDLKVTASVLERRKQEYTQLIEQSEAEAVQALEQGNEERARLALIAKLRYTEQLDESINSQAQTQQSLAELEINIARAKEEREHLKAKRTELIARAQQATETLSSAPHSNSVKGPNVGTASRGFERMEEKIFEWEALAENSKYKSNSGAGVASSIDPNLRSAVDDEIERIRNRKMNTDKK; encoded by the coding sequence ATGAGTCTATTCAAAAGAATTTCCACCCTTACCAAAGCTGCCCTACACGAAGGTCTTAATAAATTAGAAAATCCGGTGCTGCTAACAGGACAGTATCTGCGCGATCTTGAGAACGAAATAGCTACTGCAGAACGCAATGAGCGTGATTTAAAGGTTACAGCGAGTGTATTGGAACGCCGTAAGCAAGAATATACTCAGTTGATAGAGCAAAGCGAAGCTGAAGCCGTTCAAGCGCTTGAGCAAGGAAATGAAGAAAGAGCACGTCTTGCACTCATCGCCAAGCTGCGGTATACAGAACAACTAGATGAAAGTATCAATAGTCAGGCACAAACTCAGCAATCCCTGGCAGAGCTGGAGATCAATATCGCTAGAGCTAAAGAAGAACGCGAACATCTTAAAGCGAAAAGAACCGAGCTTATCGCTCGCGCTCAGCAAGCTACAGAAACACTAAGCTCGGCTCCTCATAGCAACAGTGTAAAAGGACCAAATGTGGGTACCGCTTCACGCGGCTTCGAACGAATGGAAGAGAAAATTTTCGAATGGGAAGCTCTGGCGGAAAACTCCAAGTATAAATCCAACTCAGGCGCAGGCGTAGCTTCATCCATTGATCCCAACCTTCGTAGTGCCGTAGATGATGAAATTGAACGTATTCGCAACCGGAAAATGAATACTGACAAAAAATAA
- a CDS encoding PspC domain-containing protein, producing MKKLYRSRSDQKISGLCGGLALWSGIDATVLRLVTVAAALFSFGTVLIFYIIASIIVPKEPFGSFSDGPDFY from the coding sequence ATGAAAAAATTATATCGATCCAGAAGTGATCAAAAAATTAGTGGTTTGTGTGGAGGACTTGCTCTTTGGTCAGGCATTGATGCCACAGTACTCCGTCTCGTGACCGTTGCTGCAGCACTTTTCAGCTTTGGTACAGTCCTTATCTTTTACATCATCGCCAGCATCATCGTCCCTAAAGAACCTTTTGGCAGCTTTTCAGATGGACCTGATTTCTACTAA
- a CDS encoding zinc ribbon domain-containing protein — MSFFNKVKAGVSEAGNKAKTVVEINRLKLQNNSKQNDIDQQYQVMGKLLFEAVTQGAGPLPSEQIEKNISRILELKSEIEVNLAQIAGLSDVKQCKACGGNVAIEARFCPSCGSTFEVAQEPIRDVTPSSITLDKKE, encoded by the coding sequence ATGAGCTTTTTTAACAAGGTAAAGGCAGGCGTAAGCGAGGCTGGGAATAAAGCAAAGACAGTGGTGGAGATCAATCGATTGAAATTACAGAACAACAGCAAGCAGAATGACATTGACCAGCAGTATCAGGTAATGGGTAAACTGTTGTTTGAAGCTGTAACCCAAGGTGCAGGACCACTGCCGAGTGAGCAGATCGAGAAGAATATTTCCCGTATCCTTGAACTGAAATCAGAGATTGAGGTTAATCTTGCGCAAATTGCTGGTTTGTCCGATGTGAAGCAATGTAAAGCATGCGGTGGCAATGTGGCAATTGAGGCGCGTTTTTGCCCGAGCTGTGGATCAACTTTTGAAGTAGCTCAAGAGCCAATTCGGGATGTAACACCATCGTCGATTACTTTGGATAAGAAGGAATAA